In Daucus carota subsp. sativus chromosome 4, DH1 v3.0, whole genome shotgun sequence, one DNA window encodes the following:
- the LOC108215850 gene encoding uncharacterized protein LOC108215850, producing MRRALLRNLTNLTRNQYLNNFKDPPNFQSLHLNKPNPDARFSLSSPILSKFRSFSSENDNNVGSVSEESSLDESEKKKLAVLDGVEDVSNKELKAQIEKYFKGDEEALPDLFEAVLRRKLIGKHEDTDDELLDEFQMQPLQDVKDKDFESDFEEMHETDEEIDDLYDAMDVVKSKMAKDELFNMDDKKWDEMVREGVEQGILKDTKECEAILEDMLNWDKLLPDEIKKKVDKKFNQIAAMMEAGEIGEEKGYELFKEYEDKMVLECAKLMETEGSLQFDDTNPDTKKDTDDPPGEGPILRWQSRCVFAPGNDAWHPKNRKVKMGVTVKELELNKHEFRRLRELVGKRYHPGKDELMITSERFEHREENRKDCLRTLYALLEESYKANKLVHDTRTSYVKERLRANPQFMERLRAKTLQKGASLPS from the exons ATGAGACGAGCTTTGCTGAGAAATCTCACAAACTTGACTCGAAATCAATATCTCAACAATTTTAAGGATCCACCTAATTTTCAATCTTTGCACCTAAACAAACCAAACCCAGATGCTAGATTTTCATTATCTTCACCCATACTCTCAAAGTTTCGATCTTTTTCATCTGAAAATGACAATAATGTTGGCTCTGTTTCAGAGGAAAGTAGCTTAGATGAGTCCGAGAAGAAGAAGCTTGCTGTTCTTGATGGCGTTGAAGATGTCAGTAATAAAG AGCTGAAAGCACAGATAGAAAAGTATTTTAAAGGTGATGAAGAGGCGCTTCCGGATTTATTTGAGGCAGTTCTAAGGCGGAAGTTGATTGGCAAACATGAGGACACAGATGATGAGCTGCTGGATGAGTTTCAGATGCAGCCGTTACAAGACGTGAAGGACAAAGACTTTGAATCTGATTTCGAGGAAATGCACGAGACTGATGAAGAGattgatgatttatatgatGCAATGGATGTTGTTAAGAGTAAAATGGCTAAAGATGAGTTATTTAACATGGATGATAAGAAATGGGATGAGATGGTTAGGGAAGGGGTTGAGCAGGGGATTCTCAAGGATACAAAGGAGTGTGAAGCAATTTTGGAGGATATGCTCAATTGGGATAAGCTCCTTCCAG ATGAGATAAAGAAGAAGGTTGATAAGAAGTTTAACCAAATAGCGGCTATGATGGAAGCTGGTGAAATTGGGGAGGAAAAAGGTTATGAGCTTTTTAAGGAGTATGAGGATAAGATGGTACTTGAATGTGCTAAACTGATGGAGACAGAGGGTTCCCTGCAGTTTGATGACACTAATCCAGACACGAAAAAGGACACAGATGATCCACCAGGGGAGGGTCCAATCCTCAGATGGCAATCAAGATGTGTCTTTGCTCCTGGTAATGATGCATGGCATCCTAAAAACCGAAAAGTTAAAATGGGAGTCACTGTGAAGGAGCTTGAACTCAACAAACATGAATTCCGCCGTCTCAGGGAATTGGTCGGAAAGCGATACCATCCAGGGAAAGATGAGCTAATGATAACTAGTGAGAG GTTTGAGCATCGGGAAGAAAACAGGAAGGACTGCCTTAGGACTCTATATGCCCTTCTCGAGGAGTCTTATAAAGCTAATAAATTGGTACATGATACCCGAACTTCATACGTCAAGGAAAGGCTTCGAGCTAATCCACAGTTCATGGAGAGGCTGCGTGCCAAGACACTGCAAAAAGGAGCTTCGTTGCCTTCATAG